In Lycium ferocissimum isolate CSIRO_LF1 unplaced genomic scaffold, AGI_CSIRO_Lferr_CH_V1 ctg1166___fragment_1, whole genome shotgun sequence, a single genomic region encodes these proteins:
- the LOC132041775 gene encoding uncharacterized protein LOC132041775 has translation MGKKLDALLGRNFKTSKFKATANLAISRVAVLKNQRQARRSIARSDVVQLLTLGHHERALLRVEQVIKEQNMLDVFDMIEGYSSLVMERVNLLQQEKICPEELKEAISSLIYAATRCGEFPELQELRAIFTSRFGKEFTARAVELRNNCGVDPKMIQKLSTRMPSLEQRTKVLKEIAAENNIVLQIEETILENVEEKKVTVKRKDQPERGLSSKSVEYRYEGTIPGLPQDVDHEARGKYKDVADAAQAAFESAAYAAAAARAAVELSRSESRDKDDPKSPSQKPRNLSDSRDDLKSEFHAGEENNKRVNVGDGVEKIQPSQNYGFHSDGDEVEELKQRKFKEQFKRSVSASSSDSGDDILVDEIGPGHGIIFDEIDEEVGEESRIPSLKHPKNEVFGSEKSNSKDDTMEGDSRNYMYLTGKQLSPVHKARNEKEIEGFTKQGAENVDIYKKPISVRTRKNYHW, from the exons ATGGGGAAAAAACTTGATGCCTTACTAGGAAGAAACTTCAAGACTAGTAAATTTAAGGCCACAGCAAATCTAGCCATTTCCAGGGTTGCTGTACTCAAGAACCAGCGCCAGGCACGGCGCTCGATCGCTCGGTCCGATGTGGTTCAACTCTTAACCCTTGGTCATCATGAAAGAGCTCTTTTGAGG GTTGAGCAAGTGATCAAGGAACAGAACATGTTGGATGTGTTTGACATGATAGAAGGCTATAGTAGTCTGGTGATGGAAAGGGTCAACCTTCTTCAACAAGAAAA AATTTGTCCTGAGGAATTGAAGGAGGCGATATCGAGCTTGATTTATGCAGCTACACGGTGTGGTGAGTTCCCAGAACTTCAAGAGCTTCGTGCTATTTTCACGTCAAGATTTGGGAAAGAATTCACGGCTCGTGCTGTTGAGTTAAGAAACAATTGTGGAGTAGATCCTAAG ATGATTCAAAAGCTATCAACAAGGATGCCTAGCTTGGAACAAAGAACCAAAGTACTTAAGGAAATTGCTGCAGAGAACAACATCGTTTTGCAAATTGAGGAAACAATTTTGGAAAATGTAGAG GAGAAGAAAGTCACTGTGAAAAGGAAGGACCAGCCTGAGAGAGGGCTATCAAGTAAATCAGTGGAATACAGATATGAAGGTACCATACCAGGTTTACCTCAAGATGTAGACCATGAAGCTAGGGGAAAATATAAAGATGTAGCAGATGCAGCTCAAGCAGCTTTTGAATCTGCTGCTTATGCAGCAGCAGCTGCAAGAGCAGCTGTGGAACTCTCTCGGTCTGAATCGCGTGATAAGGATGACCCGAAAAGTCCAAGTCAGAAGCCAAGGAATTTATCAGACTCTCGTGACGATTTGAAGTCCGAGTTTCATGCAGGAGAGGAGAATAATAAGAGAGTAAATGTTGGGGATGGAGTTGAGAAAATCCAGCCTAGTCAGAACTATGGTTTTCATTCCGATGGAGACGAGGTGGAAGAACTCAAACAGAGGAAGTTTAAAGAACAGTTCAAGAGATCAGTCTCTGCTTCAAGTTCTGATTCAGGAGATGACATACTTGTTGATGAGATAGGTCCTGggcatggtataatttttgatGAAATCGATGAAGAAGTTGGAGAGGAAAGCAGAATTCCATCGTTAAAACATCCTAAGAATGAAGTTTTTGGTTCTGAGAAATCAAACAGCaaggatgatactatggaaggGGACAGCAGAAACTATATGTACTTGACTGGAAAACAACTTTCTCCAGTGCACAAAGCACGAAATGAAAAGGAGATTGAAGGATTCACAAAGCAAGGTGCAGAAAACGTTGACATATATAAGAAGCCAATATCAGTGAGAACAAGAAAGAATTATCACTGGTGA
- the LOC132041770 gene encoding small ribosomal subunit protein cS23-like, which translates to MKKKVIEKPRLVLKFIWMEKNIGLGLDQVLPGHGSVPLSPYFFWPRKDAWEELKTTLENKPWISQKQMIILLNQATDIINLWQQSGGNLS; encoded by the coding sequence atgaagaaaaaggtaatTGAGAAGCCAAGGCTAGTGTTAAAATTCATATGGATGGAGAAGAATATTGGACTTGGTCTTGATCAAGTGTTACCAGGACATGGCAGTGTACCATTGAGTCCTTACTTTTTTTGGCCAAGGAAAGATGCATGGGAAGAGCTGAAAACAACATTAGAGAACAAGCCATGGATATCACAAAAGCAAATGATTATTTTGCTTAATCAAGCAACTGATATCATCAACTTGTGGCAGCAGAGTGGTGGCAATTTGTCTTAA
- the LOC132041776 gene encoding homologous-pairing protein 2 homolog, protein MAPKVDNTEGIVLNFVNEQNRPLNVQNAADALQKFNLKKAAVQKALDNLCESGKISFKEYGKQKIYMARQDQFDIPDSEELNRMKEQNANLQEKLGEQKKAISEVEAEMKFLQSNLTLEEIHAKDAKLRKEVDEMEKKLIKLREGVALVSPEERKAIEGLYSEALNQWRRRKRMFRDVWDAITENSPKNPKEFKEELGVEYDEDVGANFQSFADLMPHGKKRR, encoded by the exons ATGGCTCCAAAAGTAGATAACACTGAAG GAATCGTGCTCAATTTCGTCAACGAG CAAAATAGACCATTGAATGTCCAAAATGCAGCTGATGCGCTACAAAAGTTTAACCTTAAAAAAGCTGCAGTACAAAAAGCCCTGGATAATCTATGTGAAAGTGGAAAGATATCATTTAAAGAGTATGGGAAGCAGAAAATCTATATGGCTAGGCAAGATCAGTTTGACATCCCAGACAGCGAAGAGCTTAATAGAATGAAGGAACAAAATGCCAATCTACAAGAAAAGTTGGGTGAACAGAAGAAAGCCATCAGTGAGGTTGAAGCAG AAATGAAGTTTTTGCAGTCAAATTTGACTCTGGAAGAGATACATGCTAAAGATGCCAAACTGAGAAAAGAG GTTGACGAGATGGAAAAGAAGCTAATTAAATTGCGGGAAGGTGTTGCTCTTGTAAGTCCAGAAGAAAGAAAAGCCATTGAGGGGTTGTATTCGGAAGCTCTAAATCAGTGGAGAAGGCGAAAAAGGATGTTTAGAGATGTATGGGATGCCATAACTGAGAACTCACCCAAAAATCCAAAAGAGTTTAAG GAGGAACTTGGAGTTGAATATGATGAGGATGTTGGTGCGAATTTTCAGTCTTTTGCTGACCTGATGCCACATGGCAAGAAGCGTCGCTAG